Proteins encoded by one window of Ulvibacter sp. MAR_2010_11:
- a CDS encoding NRAMP family divalent metal transporter — protein sequence MRAVQKLGPGFLFAGAAIGVSHLVQSTRAGADFGFGLLWALLLINAVKYPFFEFGPRYASATGESLLKGYEKLGKGVLIAYFVISFATMFTIQTAVTIVTAGIAASLFESGSIVLWTAIITAICFAILIIGRYKILDSLMKIIVLCLTISTLIAVGLAIQPEMVVTFTQVIPTDALSVAFLIAFMGWMPAPLDISIWQSIWTVEKKKLDPTITVRQSRFDFNVGFFTTIVLAIGFLALGALVMYGSGDGFSSEAGTFANQLISMYTFSLGDGAKIIIGIAALTTMFSTTLTTLDASPRVMQSTTEILSGKLFKRGYLLWLLILVFGTLAIFFFFISEMGLLIKVATILSFLTAPFYAIISYKLLTGKHTPEAARPSKFMKGYSIVSIVILIAFSIWYLTTL from the coding sequence ATACGCGCGGTGCAAAAATTAGGCCCCGGCTTTCTTTTTGCCGGAGCGGCCATTGGGGTCTCACATTTGGTACAGTCTACACGAGCGGGAGCCGATTTCGGATTTGGGTTGTTGTGGGCTTTGTTACTCATCAATGCTGTAAAGTATCCCTTCTTCGAATTTGGACCGCGATATGCTTCGGCTACCGGCGAGAGTTTGCTTAAGGGTTATGAAAAATTAGGAAAAGGTGTTTTGATTGCCTATTTCGTAATTTCATTCGCCACCATGTTTACCATACAAACTGCCGTAACTATTGTAACGGCAGGAATTGCCGCTTCACTCTTCGAAAGCGGATCTATAGTACTTTGGACAGCGATAATCACGGCCATCTGCTTTGCGATTCTAATTATTGGACGCTATAAAATTCTCGATTCCCTGATGAAAATTATAGTGTTATGTCTAACTATTAGTACGCTTATTGCCGTTGGTTTGGCTATTCAACCCGAGATGGTAGTTACATTTACACAGGTGATTCCAACCGATGCGCTTTCCGTAGCTTTTTTAATTGCCTTTATGGGCTGGATGCCCGCCCCCCTCGATATTTCTATCTGGCAATCTATTTGGACCGTAGAAAAAAAGAAGCTGGATCCAACCATTACTGTGCGACAATCTCGTTTCGATTTTAATGTGGGATTTTTTACCACTATCGTTCTGGCGATAGGTTTTCTGGCCTTGGGCGCTTTGGTGATGTATGGAAGCGGCGATGGGTTTTCTTCGGAAGCCGGTACATTTGCAAATCAGTTAATTTCGATGTACACCTTCAGTTTGGGTGACGGAGCCAAAATAATTATTGGGATTGCCGCCTTAACCACAATGTTTAGTACTACTCTCACAACACTGGATGCCTCACCCCGCGTGATGCAGAGCACCACCGAAATTCTTTCGGGGAAACTATTTAAACGCGGATATTTGTTGTGGCTTTTAATTTTGGTATTCGGTACTTTGGCTATCTTTTTCTTTTTTATATCTGAAATGGGACTGCTTATAAAAGTTGCTACCATCCTATCCTTTTTAACAGCTCCGTTTTACGCTATTATCAGTTATAAACTGCTCACCGGCAAGCATACGCCCGAAGCAGCGAGGCCTTCAAAATTTATGAAGGGATATAGTATAGTCTCTATCGTGATATTAATTGCTTTTAGTATTTGGTATCTCACCACCTTATAA
- the lipA gene encoding lipoyl synthase has translation MNSEIIDIQKPAPKPKWLRVKLPTGKKYTELRGLVDKYKLHTICTSGSCPNMGECWTEGTATFMILGNTCTRSCGFCGVKTGRPETVDWDEPEKVARSIKLMEIKHAVITSVDRDDLKDMGSILWAETIKAIRRMNPETTLETLIPDFQGVTRNIDRIIAVKPEVVSHNMETVKRLTREVRIQAKYERSLEVLRYLKDQGIERTKSGIMLGLGETEAEVLQTMEDLRKVGLNIVTLGQYLQPSKRHLPVKEFIHPDQFARFEKIGYEMGFRHVESGALVRSSYKAQKHLT, from the coding sequence ATGAATTCAGAAATTATAGACATTCAAAAACCTGCACCCAAACCAAAATGGCTAAGGGTAAAGCTGCCTACCGGTAAAAAATACACCGAGTTACGCGGATTGGTCGATAAATACAAATTACATACCATTTGCACCTCCGGAAGCTGCCCCAATATGGGTGAATGCTGGACCGAAGGTACCGCCACCTTTATGATTTTAGGAAATACCTGTACAAGATCCTGCGGTTTTTGCGGCGTTAAAACAGGAAGACCTGAAACAGTGGATTGGGATGAACCCGAAAAAGTAGCACGCTCCATCAAACTCATGGAAATTAAGCACGCGGTGATTACATCGGTAGATAGAGACGATTTAAAAGACATGGGTTCTATTCTTTGGGCTGAAACTATAAAAGCTATCCGACGAATGAATCCCGAAACAACTTTGGAAACACTAATTCCCGATTTTCAAGGTGTCACCCGAAATATTGACCGAATCATTGCAGTAAAACCCGAAGTGGTTTCACATAATATGGAAACGGTAAAGCGATTGACACGCGAAGTACGTATTCAGGCGAAATACGAACGCAGCCTCGAAGTACTTCGGTATTTAAAAGATCAAGGGATTGAGCGTACTAAAAGTGGCATCATGTTGGGACTTGGCGAAACCGAAGCAGAGGTATTACAAACTATGGAAGATCTTCGGAAAGTAGGTTTAAATATCGTAACGCTGGGCCAATATTTACAACCCTCAAAAAGACATCTTCCCGTAAAGGAATTTATCCACCCCGATCAATTTGCACGCTTTGAAAAAATTGGATACGAAATGGGCTTCCGTCATGTTGAAAGTGGTGCCTTGGTTCGGTCGTCTTATAAAGCGCAAAAGCATCTTACCTAG
- the gap gene encoding type I glyceraldehyde-3-phosphate dehydrogenase, whose translation MEKSIKIGINGFGRIGRTLFRLLLHHPSIEVVAVNDISDTKTLSHLLKYDSIHGILREEISYSENEISVAGKSVRFSSERNIEKINWRNVDIVIECSGKFKTRMQLENHIKNGGKKVILSVPSVDDNIKTVVLGVNDSILSAEDTIISNASCTTNNAAPMLKIINDLCGVEQAYITTVHSYTTDQSLHDQPHRDLRRARAAGQSIVPTTTGAAKALTKIFPELASAIGGCGIRVPVPNGSLTDMTINVKNEVTIEAINNAFKLASETNLKNILQYTEDPIVSIDIVGNTHSCIFDAEMTSVIGKMVKIIGWYDNETGYSSRIVDLILQFPQK comes from the coding sequence ATGGAAAAGAGCATAAAAATTGGAATTAACGGCTTCGGGCGAATTGGTCGCACACTCTTTAGGCTGTTGTTGCATCACCCTTCAATAGAAGTTGTTGCGGTAAATGATATTTCAGACACAAAAACCCTAAGTCATTTGTTGAAATACGACAGTATTCACGGAATATTGAGGGAAGAAATTTCCTATTCCGAAAATGAGATTAGCGTTGCAGGGAAATCGGTTCGTTTCTCTTCGGAACGAAATATAGAAAAAATTAACTGGAGAAATGTAGACATTGTCATTGAGTGTTCCGGGAAATTTAAAACCCGGATGCAGCTTGAAAACCATATTAAAAATGGCGGTAAAAAGGTGATTTTATCAGTTCCATCGGTAGACGACAATATAAAAACAGTGGTTCTGGGCGTAAACGATTCGATTTTAAGTGCCGAAGATACCATCATTTCTAATGCTTCTTGCACCACAAATAATGCCGCTCCCATGCTTAAGATCATCAACGATTTATGTGGGGTGGAGCAAGCCTATATTACCACTGTACATTCGTATACAACAGATCAAAGTCTGCACGATCAACCGCATAGAGACTTACGTAGGGCACGGGCTGCCGGACAATCTATTGTTCCTACTACAACAGGGGCTGCAAAAGCCCTCACCAAAATATTCCCGGAATTGGCTTCGGCCATTGGTGGATGTGGTATTCGTGTTCCGGTGCCCAATGGTTCGCTAACCGACATGACAATAAATGTAAAAAATGAGGTGACTATTGAAGCTATTAATAACGCCTTTAAATTAGCATCAGAAACAAACTTAAAAAACATTTTACAGTACACCGAAGACCCAATAGTTTCTATCGATATTGTAGGGAATACACACTCCTGTATTTTTGATGCTGAAATGACTTCGGTAATAGGAAAAATGGTGAAAATTATTGGCTGGTATGACAATGAAACAGGTTATTCCTCAAGAATTGTAGATTTAATCCTACAATTTCCACAAAAATAA
- a CDS encoding response regulator, translating into MTSISLKYNILLPVFCCLFLSHNLLSQSAKQDTIALVKKYQTTAGAALKNQDFETAIVNLNKANKFLSTSTDMMLKAEILLSVAQLNYSLQNFDKAASEANKAIFILGQKDEEEKLAIAYYLYGIILTQTGDFANSEKFLKESDKVFTKRSDEKNQANVVLALGNLELKKKNYKIAVNYFDAAIPFFQTNKLPFSEANSHLHRAEALLYLQPGDVSYNPMSQAKLSLENAIALSDANGYTKLKIDSYKIASYIALKQNDYIKAEANLEIYERRNDSIYQVYLNAISKGVDAETSVGDLTNIILAQKDDLDKKQKSINFGKMTTGLSIALIVILSLLTLSLYKNNNLRAKANELLQDKNNELLLAKEKAEKASLAKAQFLSTITHELRTPLYAVTGLTHLLMEENPLAHQKEHLNSLKFSGEYLLSLINNILDLNKLEANKVEIEKTNFSLKKRINDVLIALKKSADDRKNNLHLEYDESIPDKLVGDPLKLSQVLINLIGNSVKFTQNGDVFVRIGKIDQKGNKVSLHFEIEDNGVGISKKKQKSIFETFSQASLQINRKFGGTGLGLSIVKNLLELMGSKIQLESQLGKGSKFWFNINFEVSEDSSDSINSNNITYEIDYDALENRRVLVVEDNKINQMITKKILEKNKMVCMVADNGMEAIELVKEHNFDVILMDIHMPGISGIEATQKIREFNKKLPIIALTAVTIDENLDDFYRAGFNEIIPKPFKTEEFFEKIFRTLAGRKSPVDS; encoded by the coding sequence ATGACTAGTATCTCATTAAAATACAACATATTACTCCCCGTATTCTGCTGTTTGTTCCTGTCTCACAACCTTTTGTCACAGAGTGCAAAACAGGATACGATTGCGCTTGTCAAAAAATATCAAACTACAGCAGGAGCAGCTCTAAAGAATCAGGATTTTGAGACGGCCATCGTCAACCTGAACAAAGCAAATAAATTTCTTTCCACTTCTACCGATATGATGCTGAAGGCGGAAATCCTTTTAAGTGTTGCCCAATTGAACTATTCCCTTCAAAATTTTGATAAGGCGGCTTCCGAAGCCAATAAGGCAATTTTTATCCTCGGTCAAAAAGATGAAGAGGAAAAATTAGCGATTGCCTACTATCTGTACGGTATTATTTTAACTCAAACAGGCGACTTTGCTAATTCTGAAAAATTTCTAAAAGAATCTGATAAGGTTTTTACCAAACGAAGTGATGAAAAAAATCAAGCCAATGTTGTGCTGGCATTGGGGAATCTGGAATTAAAAAAGAAGAATTACAAAATCGCGGTGAACTATTTCGACGCTGCTATTCCCTTTTTTCAAACAAATAAGCTTCCTTTTTCTGAAGCCAATTCGCACCTCCACAGAGCGGAAGCTTTGTTATATTTACAGCCAGGTGATGTTTCCTACAACCCGATGTCGCAGGCCAAGCTTTCATTAGAAAATGCAATAGCGCTTAGTGATGCAAATGGGTATACAAAACTTAAAATAGACAGTTATAAAATTGCTTCCTACATAGCCTTGAAACAAAATGATTACATTAAGGCAGAAGCAAATCTCGAAATTTATGAACGCAGAAACGATTCTATTTATCAGGTTTATCTCAATGCAATTTCAAAGGGGGTAGATGCCGAAACAAGTGTGGGTGACCTAACCAATATTATCCTTGCTCAGAAAGACGATCTCGATAAAAAACAAAAATCGATTAACTTCGGTAAGATGACAACAGGCCTGAGTATCGCACTCATAGTAATTTTGTCACTTTTAACGCTTTCTCTTTACAAAAACAACAATTTACGAGCAAAAGCAAACGAATTGCTGCAGGACAAAAACAACGAACTTTTACTCGCAAAAGAAAAGGCAGAAAAAGCATCTTTGGCAAAAGCACAGTTCTTATCTACAATTACACATGAACTGCGAACTCCGTTGTACGCCGTAACCGGTCTTACCCATCTATTAATGGAAGAGAATCCGTTGGCACACCAAAAGGAGCATTTAAATTCGTTAAAATTTTCGGGGGAATACCTGCTTTCGCTTATTAACAACATACTGGACCTTAACAAGCTGGAAGCCAATAAGGTTGAAATAGAAAAAACTAACTTCTCGTTGAAAAAACGTATCAACGATGTGCTTATTGCCCTAAAAAAATCTGCAGACGATCGCAAGAACAACCTGCATTTGGAGTACGACGAATCCATTCCCGATAAACTTGTGGGGGATCCTTTAAAGCTGTCTCAGGTGCTTATCAATTTAATTGGAAACTCAGTCAAGTTTACTCAAAACGGTGATGTTTTTGTTCGCATTGGAAAAATTGATCAAAAGGGAAATAAAGTATCACTTCATTTTGAAATTGAAGACAATGGAGTTGGAATTTCCAAAAAGAAGCAAAAAAGTATTTTTGAAACTTTCTCTCAAGCATCGCTTCAAATTAACAGAAAATTTGGCGGAACCGGTCTGGGACTTTCCATTGTGAAAAACCTTCTGGAATTAATGGGAAGCAAGATTCAACTGGAAAGTCAGTTGGGCAAAGGTTCCAAGTTCTGGTTTAACATCAATTTTGAAGTTTCGGAAGACAGCTCGGATAGTATAAATTCAAATAATATAACCTACGAGATCGATTATGACGCGCTTGAAAACAGACGTGTTTTGGTGGTTGAAGACAATAAAATCAACCAAATGATTACTAAAAAGATCCTCGAAAAGAATAAAATGGTATGTATGGTGGCCGACAATGGGATGGAAGCTATCGAGTTGGTGAAAGAACATAACTTCGATGTAATTTTAATGGATATTCACATGCCGGGAATAAGCGGAATTGAAGCCACTCAGAAGATTCGTGAATTCAACAAAAAACTCCCAATTATAGCCCTTACGGCAGTCACCATAGATGAAAATCTGGACGATTTCTATCGCGCCGGATTTAATGAAATTATTCCGAAGCCATTTAAAACTGAAGAGTTTTTCGAAAAAATCTTCCGAACGCTTGCAGGAAGAAAATCTCCGGTAGATAGTTAA
- the lpxK gene encoding tetraacyldisaccharide 4'-kinase has protein sequence MKLLRKLLFPFAILYGGITALRNYAYNKGWLESRTYKIPIICVGNLSTGGTGKSPMIQYLASFLMDEYKVAVLSRGYKRKTKGYREVSLNSSAWEVGDEPLQMKQNFPESIVAVCADRREGIEKLQKRADIILLDDAFQHRKVKASTTILLTSFPDLYIEDYMLPTGNLREFRSGADRADIIVVTKCPEGVAYAKLQEIQFRMDLKPHQKIYFSRIGYDDSIYGKAEIQSLDYLRNKPFTLVTGIANPKPLVDFLTRKQFVFTHEKFPDHHDFSDATIEKLKKKEIVLTTEKDYMRLQPKLEKFALYYLPIKTVILNEQEEFFVETIFDAIDKHRYN, from the coding sequence ATGAAGTTACTACGCAAACTCCTTTTTCCTTTTGCAATTTTATACGGAGGAATTACCGCCTTGCGAAATTATGCCTACAATAAGGGTTGGTTGGAAAGCCGCACCTATAAAATACCAATCATCTGTGTGGGGAATTTATCGACAGGAGGAACCGGTAAATCTCCCATGATACAGTATTTGGCTTCTTTTTTAATGGATGAATACAAGGTGGCAGTTTTGAGTAGGGGTTACAAGCGTAAAACAAAGGGTTATCGTGAGGTTTCACTAAACAGTAGCGCTTGGGAAGTAGGAGATGAACCGCTTCAAATGAAACAGAATTTTCCCGAAAGTATTGTAGCCGTTTGTGCCGATAGGAGAGAAGGCATTGAAAAATTGCAAAAACGAGCAGATATAATATTGTTGGATGACGCCTTTCAGCACCGAAAAGTGAAGGCATCGACCACTATTCTTTTAACTTCTTTTCCCGATCTATACATTGAAGATTATATGCTGCCAACCGGAAATTTACGTGAATTCCGAAGCGGCGCCGACAGAGCAGATATTATTGTGGTTACCAAATGCCCTGAAGGAGTGGCATATGCGAAATTGCAGGAAATTCAGTTTCGGATGGATTTGAAGCCGCATCAAAAAATCTATTTTTCCCGGATAGGATACGATGATTCTATTTATGGTAAAGCTGAAATTCAATCTTTGGACTACCTAAGAAACAAACCGTTTACGCTGGTAACCGGAATTGCAAATCCGAAGCCTCTGGTAGATTTTCTTACGCGAAAACAGTTTGTATTTACGCACGAAAAATTTCCCGATCACCACGATTTTAGCGATGCTACTATTGAGAAGTTAAAGAAAAAGGAAATCGTACTTACAACCGAAAAGGACTATATGCGGCTACAGCCGAAATTGGAAAAGTTCGCATTGTATTATTTGCCTATAAAAACGGTGATTTTAAATGAGCAGGAGGAATTCTTTGTGGAAACCATTTTTGATGCTATAGACAAGCACCGCTACAATTAA
- a CDS encoding Nif3-like dinuclear metal center hexameric protein produces MKVKEVVQLLEDFAPLSYAEDFDNTGLLVGNSEVDVTGILVTLDTLESVVDEAISTNCNLIFSFHPIVFSGLKKITGKTYVERVVEKAIKNDIALFAIHTALDNSWNGVNAMICEKLNLTNKHILLPQKGTIKKLITFVPVTEAEKVREALFAVGAGEIGNYSNCSFSLKGTGSFHGNEASNPKIGERGMTHFEEEIQIGVTFQKHLEKAVLKALSQSHPYEEVAYEITTLENTNQHIGMGMVGELQTPLSEKAFLQHLKKTMNTQSIRHSAFLNKNIKKVAVLGGSGSFAIEAAKQAGADVFVSADFKYHDFFKAEKSILLADIGHYESEQYTKDLLVAVLNKKITNFAPALSAARVVKSEINTNPISYF; encoded by the coding sequence ATGAAGGTAAAAGAAGTTGTACAGCTACTGGAAGATTTTGCTCCACTGAGCTATGCTGAAGATTTTGACAACACCGGACTTTTAGTTGGTAATTCTGAAGTTGATGTCACAGGTATTTTGGTGACATTAGACACCTTGGAAAGTGTTGTAGATGAAGCCATTTCGACCAATTGTAACTTAATTTTTAGTTTTCACCCCATTGTTTTTTCAGGATTAAAAAAAATTACCGGAAAAACCTATGTAGAGCGTGTAGTAGAAAAAGCCATTAAAAACGATATCGCATTGTTTGCGATTCACACAGCATTGGACAACTCATGGAATGGCGTAAATGCTATGATTTGTGAAAAACTAAATCTTACCAATAAGCACATTCTTCTTCCACAAAAGGGAACCATAAAAAAGTTAATCACTTTCGTGCCTGTCACCGAAGCCGAAAAAGTACGCGAGGCACTGTTTGCAGTAGGTGCGGGGGAAATTGGCAATTATTCCAATTGTAGTTTTTCACTTAAAGGAACAGGCAGTTTCCACGGAAATGAAGCTTCCAACCCAAAAATCGGGGAGCGAGGCATGACTCATTTTGAAGAAGAAATACAAATTGGAGTTACATTTCAGAAGCACTTAGAGAAGGCTGTACTGAAAGCGCTATCACAGTCGCATCCCTATGAAGAAGTCGCCTACGAGATTACAACTCTCGAAAATACCAATCAGCATATTGGCATGGGAATGGTTGGGGAATTACAAACTCCTCTCTCTGAAAAAGCTTTTTTACAGCATCTTAAAAAGACCATGAATACACAGAGTATAAGGCATTCTGCCTTCCTGAATAAAAACATAAAAAAAGTAGCCGTTTTGGGAGGAAGTGGAAGTTTTGCTATAGAAGCTGCCAAACAAGCGGGAGCCGATGTTTTTGTAAGCGCCGACTTTAAATACCACGACTTTTTTAAGGCCGAAAAATCGATTCTTTTGGCCGATATCGGGCATTACGAAAGTGAACAATACACAAAAGACTTATTAGTTGCCGTGCTTAACAAAAAAATCACTAATTTTGCACCTGCTTTATCGGCAGCTAGAGTCGTTAAATCAGAAATAAATACCAATCCTATTAGCTATTTTTAA
- a CDS encoding zinc ribbon domain-containing protein: MATKTEHTVEEKLRALFDLQLIDSRIDEIRNVRGELPLEVEDLEDEVAGMNTRLEKLKTDLGVIEDEIKGKKNLIEEAKGLIKKYTTQQDNVRNNREYNSLSKEVEFQELEIQLAEKHIKEFKAQIEQKKVVIDETKGRLTERQDHLKHKQGELDEILSETEKEEKALIKKSEDFEKQIEERLVKAYKRIRTNVKNGLAVVAVERGASGGSFFTIPPQVQMEIASRKKIITDEHSGRILVDPELATEEKEKMEKLFAKVK, encoded by the coding sequence ATGGCAACAAAAACAGAACATACTGTAGAAGAGAAGTTAAGAGCACTATTCGATTTACAATTAATCGATTCACGCATTGACGAAATTCGAAATGTACGTGGAGAGCTTCCATTGGAAGTTGAAGATTTAGAAGATGAAGTAGCAGGAATGAATACGCGTCTTGAAAAATTGAAAACAGATCTTGGGGTGATTGAAGATGAGATTAAGGGAAAGAAAAACCTTATTGAAGAGGCCAAAGGTCTTATCAAAAAATACACTACTCAGCAAGACAATGTTCGTAACAACCGTGAATACAATTCACTAAGTAAGGAGGTTGAATTTCAAGAATTAGAAATTCAATTGGCCGAAAAACACATCAAAGAATTTAAAGCACAGATCGAGCAGAAGAAAGTTGTTATCGACGAAACTAAAGGACGATTAACAGAGCGTCAGGATCACTTAAAGCACAAGCAAGGTGAGTTGGACGAAATCCTTTCAGAAACCGAAAAAGAAGAAAAAGCACTTATAAAGAAATCGGAAGATTTCGAAAAGCAAATCGAAGAGCGCTTGGTAAAAGCATACAAACGTATTAGAACCAATGTAAAAAATGGTCTTGCGGTTGTAGCGGTTGAGCGTGGTGCTTCGGGAGGTTCCTTTTTTACCATTCCACCTCAAGTACAGATGGAAATTGCATCGCGTAAAAAAATTATTACCGATGAGCACAGCGGACGAATTTTGGTAGACCCGGAATTGGCCACTGAAGAAAAAGAAAAAATGGAGAAGCTTTTTGCCAAAGTAAAATAA
- the msrA gene encoding peptide-methionine (S)-S-oxide reductase MsrA, protein MKNHILLFISVILVTLSGSCKPSNEKNKVEEAMAQKEIAPIEVESINGMKRAYFASGCFWCVEAVYESVKGVKEVISGYSGGHTQNPTYESSNTGRTGHAEAVEVIYDPKIVSFATLVDVYFGSQNVTQVNGQGPDRGSQYRSIIFYQTNEEKSIIDKKIALLNEALGNQKVAAQVLPFQKFWDAEGYHQDYEKLNPNNPYIQNVSIPRLRKFQEKFPELLKETAGH, encoded by the coding sequence ATGAAAAATCACATCCTCTTATTTATATCTGTCATATTGGTCACCTTATCGGGATCCTGTAAACCTTCCAATGAAAAAAATAAGGTAGAAGAAGCAATGGCCCAAAAGGAAATTGCGCCCATTGAGGTTGAATCCATTAACGGTATGAAACGTGCCTATTTCGCTAGCGGCTGTTTCTGGTGTGTGGAAGCTGTTTACGAAAGTGTAAAAGGTGTAAAAGAAGTGATTTCAGGATATAGCGGAGGACACACTCAAAACCCTACGTATGAAAGCAGCAATACAGGCCGGACAGGTCACGCAGAGGCTGTTGAGGTAATTTACGACCCAAAGATTGTAAGTTTTGCAACACTGGTCGATGTGTATTTCGGGTCCCAGAATGTGACTCAGGTAAACGGACAAGGCCCGGACAGAGGATCTCAATATCGTTCGATTATCTTTTATCAAACCAATGAAGAAAAAAGCATAATTGATAAGAAAATTGCGTTGTTAAATGAAGCTTTGGGAAATCAGAAAGTAGCGGCACAGGTGCTTCCCTTTCAAAAATTTTGGGATGCCGAAGGATATCACCAGGATTACGAAAAACTAAATCCGAACAACCCATACATTCAAAATGTGTCCATTCCCAGATTGCGAAAATTTCAGGAGAAATTTCCGGAGTTGCTAAAAGAAACAGCCGGGCATTAA
- a CDS encoding class I SAM-dependent methyltransferase: MDVNKAFEINKDTWNKRVAIHAASNFYNLEKFKKGVTSLHSYELEALGAITGKSVLHLQCHFGQDTLSLSRMGAKCTGVDISEVAISLAGKLNTELHLDARFVCCNVLDTSLYIEETFDIVITSYGTIGWLPDLKPWAQMISERLKPGGMFYIVEFHPIAWMFDYTVSPPQLKYGYQQKDAIYEEYEGSYADKNAKITSKEYGWNHGLGEIITSLSDAGLQIDFLQEHDASPYNIFPGLEENPNGLFELPFKQYPLIFEIKAVKPLQ; this comes from the coding sequence ATGGATGTAAATAAAGCTTTCGAAATTAATAAAGACACCTGGAACAAACGCGTTGCTATACATGCTGCCAGCAATTTTTATAATTTGGAGAAATTTAAAAAAGGAGTCACTTCCTTACATAGCTATGAACTGGAAGCACTAGGTGCAATTACAGGAAAATCCGTATTGCATTTGCAATGCCATTTTGGACAGGATACGTTAAGCTTGAGTAGAATGGGAGCCAAATGTACGGGAGTAGATATTTCGGAAGTAGCAATCTCCTTGGCCGGAAAATTAAATACCGAATTACATCTCGATGCCCGCTTTGTATGTTGCAATGTGCTCGACACTTCTTTATATATAGAAGAAACTTTCGATATTGTAATTACCAGTTACGGTACCATTGGATGGTTGCCCGATTTGAAACCCTGGGCCCAAATGATTTCTGAACGCTTAAAACCCGGCGGCATGTTTTATATTGTCGAATTTCATCCTATTGCCTGGATGTTCGATTATACAGTTTCCCCCCCACAATTAAAGTACGGTTATCAGCAAAAGGATGCAATTTATGAAGAATACGAAGGAAGTTATGCCGATAAAAATGCCAAAATAACCAGTAAGGAATACGGCTGGAATCATGGTCTGGGTGAAATAATTACTTCGTTAAGTGACGCCGGTCTGCAAATTGATTTCTTACAAGAACACGATGCGTCGCCCTATAATATCTTTCCCGGATTAGAAGAAAATCCAAATGGATTGTTCGAACTTCCCTTCAAACAATATCCTCTAATCTTTGAAATTAAGGCAGTAAAACCTTTGCAATAA
- a CDS encoding lmo0937 family membrane protein → MRDLIWLIVVILLVGWLIGYFGFGDAVGSLIHILLVLAIIGILYRLATGRKP, encoded by the coding sequence ATGAGAGATTTAATTTGGTTAATCGTTGTCATCTTACTAGTTGGCTGGCTTATTGGATATTTCGGATTCGGCGATGCCGTTGGAAGTCTTATCCATATTCTATTGGTCTTAGCTATTATTGGTATTCTATACCGATTGGCAACAGGACGTAAGCCGTGA
- a CDS encoding GNAT family N-acetyltransferase: MMDVSISENKDKKRFETKVEGKTAFIEYIRAQESVYLTHTEVPKELEGKGIASSMVKQVLIQIKEEGNKLVPLCPFVAAYVKRHPEWKEILAKGYNV, encoded by the coding sequence ATGATGGATGTAAGCATTTCAGAAAATAAAGACAAGAAACGATTTGAAACTAAGGTTGAAGGAAAAACAGCTTTCATTGAATACATTCGAGCGCAGGAAAGTGTTTATTTAACCCATACCGAAGTTCCTAAAGAATTGGAAGGAAAAGGAATCGCCTCCTCAATGGTCAAACAAGTTCTCATACAAATAAAGGAAGAAGGAAATAAACTGGTGCCTCTTTGTCCTTTTGTGGCAGCATATGTAAAAAGACATCCGGAGTGGAAGGAAATTTTAGCAAAAGGCTATAATGTATAA
- a CDS encoding (4Fe-4S)-binding protein produces MDRHKEYSNGEVTVLWKPEVCIHSAKCVGNLPEVFKPKDKPWIQVDNANTDAIMGTVKKCPSGALSYYMNAAGKPNIVQETVSENVKIEVLKNGPLMVHGKLSVTHDDGRIEEKPRATAFCRCGRSGNKPFCDGTHKT; encoded by the coding sequence ATGGATCGACACAAAGAATATTCGAATGGAGAGGTAACGGTTCTTTGGAAGCCGGAAGTATGTATACACTCTGCCAAGTGCGTGGGGAATCTTCCCGAAGTTTTTAAGCCGAAGGACAAGCCCTGGATTCAGGTGGACAATGCGAACACAGATGCCATCATGGGCACTGTTAAAAAATGCCCAAGCGGTGCTTTGAGCTATTATATGAATGCTGCCGGAAAACCAAATATCGTGCAGGAAACTGTTTCAGAAAACGTAAAGATTGAAGTATTAAAAAACGGACCCTTGATGGTTCACGGCAAGCTTTCTGTGACGCATGATGACGGACGTATTGAGGAGAAACCGCGTGCTACAGCGTTTTGCCGATGCGGAAGAAGTGGAAATAAACCATTTTGTGACGGCACACATAAAACTTAA